Part of the Pseudobacteriovorax antillogorgiicola genome, TTCTTAGCTACAGACTTATCTTTACCTTGATGAACAGTTTCAGGCGTCATCAAGCCAAGATTTATGTGTCGATGCTCAGTGTTGTACCAACCAAAAAACTTTTGCAAGCATTCACTAGCATCTTCTGGGCTCTCATACCAAGCTTTGAAGTAGCGATGGTATTTGAGTG contains:
- a CDS encoding integrase core domain-containing protein, giving the protein LKYHRYFKAWYESPEDASECLQKFFGWYNTEHRHINLGLMTPETVHQGKDKSVAKKRAAVLKQAFEAYPERFPKSGPRLPVPADSVGINVPVVRKSIPVLG